The segment NNNNNNNNNNNNNNNNNNNNNNNNNNNNNNNNNNNNNNNNNNNNNNNNNNNNNNNNNNNNNNNNNNNgtagccttagtgtaggagcttaaaactgttcttgagcactggtcctagcatacagcagggcagggttggggaggggtgctggggggctgggtcgtgcaaaagaaagacagccctgcagaaggagctgggggagggggttttgTGCTCTCTTcggggacaatccgcccctggatagcacacactcacccgtccagatgggattcctcagcagcTAAACAGGGCCGcacggtagcccaatgatccggggacaaaaggatgaatggagcaagggggggggcagtatccagaagagcacaggaagcctggtgcACAAGCTGAAGGTAGTAAGTATTTGCTAGTATATATGGATAggaaacacatgcatgcagtgccttgTGGCCAAAAGAGGACAGGAATCCCTGAAACTGAACTAAACCTCAACTTATCAGTGACTGTCTAGGAGCttggagctgaacccaggtcatctagaagagtagcaagtgttttAAATGTATTGAACATTTCTAATGTACCAGTCACTGATAGAAGTCCCAGTAAATCTCAGATACAACAGTAGGCTCTTGCCCTCAGAAAGCCTAGTACCAGAAATTCACAGGAAATATCAAAGTGTGGTACTGATGACATGCCAGCTGCCTGCTAACTACCTCcatgaatgaaaagagaaatactTTCTAGTAATCCCATTTTGCTTAGGACATTGATCCAGATACATTAAATAATGTACCTAAAACTGTGAGATACATGTGGTTGAACCCAGAACAATGTGACACCCTGTCAGGATTGTTATCTGTAGATGTGAAAGCATAGAACCCCAGAGGTCGTTTCACTCTGTCTTGTTGCCTGAATCAAATCTTGATTTGACTAAGCATCGGATTGTAAACATGTACAGAAAACTGAAGAATTGAAAATAGATTGACCTGTAATGACTACTGGGGGTATGAAAGCCTTAGGCAGTATAACAGGATTCTGAGCCCTAACTCATGAAGTTGTGAACAGATGAAATACTTATGGCCGTTGCCCTGGGAAGGTACCAGGTCCTTTGCAAATTTGCAGTGAGGTACCCAGATTTCTCTGTACCGCAGCTGATACCCCTGCCTTCTGGAAAACCCCCTTCTCTTCTGTTGGCCCTAAAATATTTATAGACCCCCTTTAGCACAGGGATTTGATTCAGGCATGAGTCAGTCAACTCTTCCATGCATGTTCACAAGCATGGAAAGACTTGCATGCAATAGAGGTCTCTATCTAGAGGAGTTGGTGTAAAAAGAACGAGCTAGTTggttggggctggggtggggcctAACGACTCTTTGGAGGGTAAAGGGAGGAAAACCCTGTATCAgttgaagggaaatggaaactTATTGCAGGGAAAGGTGGGTGgctctcctccttttctgtccTCAGGACCCACGGCCTCACCGCTCATCCAGGTGTGGGGATCATTCACTAGACGTGTATTTAAGAAAACTGTGATTCACTCTCAGGAGTGTCCTAGTCCTAACTGTCTTGTGTTCTGATTTCATCAAACTCAGATAAAAGGACATACAAAGAGATTATGAAGACTGCATTTCACCAAATCTGGACCTTCAAAGACAACCTTTATGTGCTGGATGCAGAATACGAAGTtgttacacacatgcatttcaaGGTGTTGCAAGAAGTATTTGATCCTCAGTTAAAGCCAGTCACTGCAGTCATACTGGGTGCTGAAGCAATTGGAAAATCCACATTCTTAAGAAAAGCTGTGTTGGATTGGGCATCAGGAAACTTATGGAAGAACAGATTTcagtatgttttcttcttttctctcatctcACTTAACAGCACCACAGAGTTGAGCTTAGCTCAGCTTCTCTTAAATCAGTTGTCTGCATCTTCAGAGACACCGGATGATGTCTTATCCGATCCGAGGAAAATTTTGTTTATCTTGGATGGATTTGACCACCTGAAATTTGACTTGGATATCCGGACAAACTTGTGCGACGACTGGAGGAAGATGCTACCAACACAAATTGTCTTGAGTAGTTTGATACAGAAAATAATGCTCCCAGAATCATCTCTGCTGCTTGAATTGGGAAACCCAAGTATACCCAAAATCTATCCCTTGCTACAGTATCCAAGGGAGATAACTATGGGAGGATTCAGTGAGCAGTCTATAAAGTTCTACTGTGTGTACTTTTTCAATGACTTTGAGAAAGGCTTAGAAATCTTTGGTTATTTACAGAGCATGCAAGCATTGCTCGATTTATGCATTAGTCCCTATATGTGCTGGATGTTCTGTAGGACCCTGAAGGGGCAGCGTGACAGGGGAGAGAAAATGAACCTCGTTTATGAGCCAGATTCGGCTTTGTACACAAGCTTTATGGTGAGCTCCTTCAGATCGGTGTATGAATCCCGTCGATCCAGACAGAACAGAGCCCGACTAAAGACTCTGTGTACCTTGGCTGCAGAGGGAATGTGGAAACAAGTATTTGTATTTAAGTCTGAGGATCTCAGAAGGAATGGCATAACTGAACCTGAGCAGACATCATGGCTGAGAATAAATTTTCTCAATTACCGGGGTGACTGTTTCATGTTTTACCATCCGACGCTACAGTCATATTTTGCTGCCCTGTTCTATTTCCTCAGAGAAGACAAAGACACACCTCACCCCATCATAGGAAGCCTACTCCAATTCCTAAGAGAAGTCTATGCTCATGGCCAAACCCAATGGCTCCGGACAGGGATGTTTGTGTTTGGAATTGCCACTGAAAAAGTTGCTGCCATGCTGAACCCACACTTTGGCTTTATACCATCCAGAGATGTTAGAGGTGTTATCTTCAACTGCTTTAGAAACATGAATCAAGAAGAGTTCAGTAAGACACTGAGAGCCCAGAGTTTGTTCAAGAGCCTATTTGGCAACAAGGAAGAAGAATTTGTAACACAAGTGATGGGTCTATTCGAAGAAATGACTGTTGATATTAGTAATGTTGATGTACTCACAGTAGCTACCTACAGTCTGCTGAGATCTCAGAAGCTAAAGAAACTTCATCTGCATATACAAGAAAGAGT is part of the Microtus ochrogaster isolate Prairie Vole_2 unplaced genomic scaffold, MicOch1.0 UNK47, whole genome shotgun sequence genome and harbors:
- the Nlrp9 gene encoding NACHT, LRR and PYD domains-containing protein 9, coding for MAESSGLGVALCLKQLSDATFLHFKNLLIKEPELQVNPVLCANIKLASRKGLITLLHAYYPGQVWDIMSRTFLQVNRRDLWTKVQELRRDKRTYKEIMKTAFHQIWTFKDNLYVLDAEYEVVTHMHFKVLQEVFDPQLKPVTAVILGAEAIGKSTFLRKAVLDWASGNLWKNRFQYVFFFSLISLNSTTELSLAQLLLNQLSASSETPDDVLSDPRKILFILDGFDHLKFDLDIRTNLCDDWRKMLPTQIVLSSLIQKIMLPESSLLLELGNPSIPKIYPLLQYPREITMGGFSEQSIKFYCVYFFNDFEKGLEIFGYLQSMQALLDLCISPYMCWMFCRTLKGQRDRGEKMNLVYEPDSALYTSFMVSSFRSVYESRRSRQNRARLKTLCTLAAEGMWKQVFVFKSEDLRRNGITEPEQTSWLRINFLNYRGDCFMFYHPTLQSYFAALFYFLREDKDTPHPIIGSLLQFLREVYAHGQTQWLRTGMFVFGIATEKVAAMLNPHFGFIPSRDVRGVIFNCFRNMNQEEFSKTLRAQSLFKSLFGNKEEEFVTQVMGLFEEMTVDISNVDVLTVATYSLLRSQKLKKLHLHIQERVFTETYNPRDGDIETFRRHKKIANKYWRSLCGIFWHLQVLDLDSCNFNETAIQHLYELLSPAPPITLNMFKLQSLSLGKCGISSNACVEIVTSLNLGKLKHLSLVENPLNNKGVVALCEILKDPSCVLEKLM